A region from the Nonlabens sp. YIK11 genome encodes:
- a CDS encoding DUF1361 domain-containing protein, whose product MTRVSINNQLHREAVNTTALTAICLLILALRIKITHEHYFLFMGWNLFLALLPYGMMWILKRRYSYLELLPETLRRLIFSVYSVLWLLFLPNAPYMITDFIHLEIGATYWWLDFILLTAYAITGLYYLYLSIKHWMDLMSVVFTGWSKIQKSTTVHLIFLLCSIGVHLGRNLRYNSWDLLHHTKDLVKDSMDLFTNPMHYYFEWFQITAMYMLLFLGHVFYKTMERYVN is encoded by the coding sequence ATGACTAGAGTATCCATAAACAATCAGTTGCACCGAGAAGCTGTCAATACTACCGCTTTAACAGCCATATGTTTATTGATTCTAGCGTTGCGCATCAAGATTACTCATGAGCATTACTTTTTATTCATGGGGTGGAATTTATTTCTTGCTTTACTGCCATATGGAATGATGTGGATTTTGAAACGTCGATATTCATATTTGGAACTACTTCCCGAAACTTTAAGACGGCTGATTTTTTCGGTCTACTCGGTCTTATGGCTCTTGTTTCTGCCCAATGCACCCTACATGATTACAGATTTCATTCACCTTGAAATAGGTGCGACCTATTGGTGGCTGGACTTTATTTTGCTTACTGCTTATGCCATAACTGGATTGTATTACTTGTACTTGAGCATTAAACACTGGATGGATTTGATGTCTGTAGTATTTACTGGATGGAGTAAAATCCAGAAGTCAACAACAGTTCACCTTATCTTCCTTTTATGCTCGATAGGTGTTCACTTAGGTAGAAACCTGAGATATAATTCATGGGATCTCTTGCATCACACTAAAGACTTGGTTAAAGATTCTATGGATCTTTTTACAAACCCAATGCATTATTATTTTGAATGGTTTCAGATCACGGCAATGTACATGTTGTTGTTTTTGGGTCACGTCTTTTACAAAACGATGGAACGATATGTTAATTAG
- a CDS encoding DUF4153 domain-containing protein, with protein MKNILSIAGGLLFALLFHDQLLGINVLIFSVFLIIALLVSNKKVAWTWPLTASMIGVVLSAVAIAYHGSTPAKWSYFACIFLFLGYLAYPRASIYISLINGVYNSILGIFHGFLYPSADSQEKSIQKIKYGEWILGIGIPLVLVVVFVSFYSNVNPVFDKWLNTILAEFEYIDFLWFFTASVATFLMLNIIQPNTIEELKQADARQGNLLTPATTIDPSSVKTELRIGTLSLIALNVLLVLVLISEFMFLTHLSDFTAADLSKSVHQGVYSSIASVVVAICLIAFVFRGSINWLKSNQTIKLLAYGWMVLNSFLLVTIAMKTWEYITSYGLTEKRIGVLIYLVLCLIGIITVFIKVQGAFNFAFLMRKNLSWSIAVLAVLGWINWSAVISRYNIKHDFDNTYQLYQHFPQNAFVLKQTNHYEEVTSHDKMRYSKKIDPSHLQDRNWQEFNYTFYKASTYEK; from the coding sequence ATGAAAAATATATTATCCATCGCCGGCGGTTTGCTGTTTGCACTACTTTTCCACGATCAACTTCTGGGAATCAACGTCTTGATATTTTCGGTCTTTTTAATCATCGCCTTGCTGGTGAGCAACAAAAAGGTGGCTTGGACCTGGCCGCTGACTGCAAGCATGATTGGCGTGGTTTTGAGCGCCGTTGCCATTGCCTATCATGGCTCCACACCAGCGAAGTGGAGTTACTTTGCTTGTATCTTTCTATTCTTGGGATACCTTGCCTATCCTAGAGCCAGCATCTACATAAGTCTGATCAATGGGGTTTACAATTCCATTTTGGGAATCTTCCACGGGTTTTTATACCCGTCAGCTGATTCCCAAGAAAAATCAATACAGAAAATAAAATATGGTGAATGGATTCTAGGTATAGGTATACCGTTGGTACTGGTCGTTGTTTTTGTTTCCTTTTACAGTAATGTAAATCCGGTTTTTGATAAATGGCTCAATACCATCCTCGCCGAGTTTGAATACATTGATTTTCTCTGGTTCTTTACCGCTAGTGTGGCTACCTTTTTAATGCTCAACATCATCCAGCCCAATACTATCGAGGAGCTAAAACAAGCAGATGCCCGCCAAGGCAACCTATTGACACCAGCCACCACCATTGATCCATCAAGTGTAAAAACAGAATTGAGAATAGGCACCTTATCTCTAATCGCACTGAATGTATTGCTGGTATTGGTATTAATCTCTGAATTCATGTTTCTGACCCATTTATCTGATTTTACCGCTGCAGATCTTTCCAAATCGGTCCACCAAGGCGTTTACTCGTCCATAGCCAGCGTGGTAGTAGCCATTTGTTTGATCGCCTTTGTTTTTAGAGGATCTATCAATTGGTTAAAATCCAATCAAACCATCAAACTTCTCGCCTATGGCTGGATGGTGTTGAACAGTTTTTTGTTGGTCACCATTGCCATGAAAACATGGGAATATATCACCTCGTATGGCCTAACTGAAAAACGTATAGGTGTTCTTATATATCTGGTGCTGTGCCTCATTGGGATCATTACTGTCTTTATAAAGGTTCAAGGTGCATTTAACTTTGCATTTCTAATGCGTAAGAACCTGAGCTGGAGTATAGCAGTACTTGCCGTACTGGGCTGGATCAATTGGTCTGCGGTAATTTCCAGATATAACATCAAACATGATTTTGACAACACCTACCAACTTTATCAACATTTCCCACAGAATGCATTTGTTTTAAAACAAACCAACCATTATGAAGAGGTGACGTCGCATGATAAGATGCGTTATTCAAAGAAAATTGATCCATCACATCTTCAGGACCGCAACTGGCAGGAATTCAACTATACTTTTTACAAAGCGTCTACCTATGAAAAATAG
- a CDS encoding winged helix-turn-helix domain-containing protein, whose amino-acid sequence MSIITNLNKAFENRIRLGIMSVLMVNDDADFKELRDLLEVTDGNLASHCKALEKEDYISVKKSFIDRKPNTRYSITDLGRAAFKQHLTALEKLLK is encoded by the coding sequence ATGAGCATCATCACAAATCTTAACAAGGCCTTTGAAAACCGCATACGACTAGGAATCATGTCTGTGCTTATGGTCAACGATGATGCCGATTTTAAAGAGTTGCGGGATCTTCTGGAAGTCACGGATGGCAACCTTGCCAGTCACTGCAAGGCGCTTGAAAAAGAAGACTATATTTCAGTTAAAAAATCATTTATCGACCGCAAACCCAACACAAGATATAGTATTACCGATTTAGGTCGTGCAGCATTCAAACAACACCTTACCGCACTTGAAAAATTACTAAAATGA
- a CDS encoding DUF2809 domain-containing protein translates to MLIRKSRRTYIVATLLLLAIEIIIALYINDDFIRPYLGDLFASMVMYGLLMSVSRLSVRNGITLALLISYAVEFLQYIQIVDKLDLMGNKIARIMIGTSFSWMDLLMYSLGALSVYFLEKNISCKNAFKH, encoded by the coding sequence ATGTTAATTAGAAAATCAAGACGAACCTACATCGTCGCTACTTTACTCTTACTTGCAATTGAGATCATCATTGCGCTTTATATCAATGATGATTTTATAAGACCTTATCTAGGCGATCTGTTTGCCAGCATGGTAATGTACGGTTTACTTATGTCGGTGAGCAGGTTAAGCGTTCGTAACGGGATCACACTTGCCCTGCTCATTAGCTATGCCGTTGAATTTCTACAATACATTCAAATTGTCGATAAGTTGGATTTAATGGGTAACAAAATAGCCCGCATCATGATAGGGACTTCCTTTTCATGGATGGATCTTTTGATGTACTCACTAGGTGCATTGTCAGTTTACTTTCTTGAAAAAAACATTTCTTGTAAAAATGCTTTCAAACACTGA
- a CDS encoding NAD(P)-dependent oxidoreductase: MKFALIQERKSPPDRRVVLSPVQAAVFKDAFAKAELVAESSAIRIFNDAAYMAKGIEVVTDVTDADVLLGVKEVPIDGLIAGKKYFFFSHTIKKQPYNRDLLRAILDKKIELYDHETIVDENNNRLIGFGRYAGLVGAYNAFRALGLRDGLFEMPKVNDLADFDEVKTELNKIKNQLPPINIVITGSGKVAGGILEILEILEIKQLLPKEFLQLGQFQNNQIVFTQLDVEDYYTRKDGFKPTKTECYNTPELLESDFMKFAAVGGMLITGHFYGDGAPYFFTREDMKSPDFNISMVADVSCDIDGPIACTLRASTIEDPIYGYDPATETEVPFKTKNSITVMAVDNLPCELPKDASEGFGDMFIDRVLPAFFNNDADGILERARMTTHDGKLTHRFEYLEDYVYEPKTKF; this comes from the coding sequence ATGAAGTTCGCATTGATTCAGGAACGCAAGAGTCCACCAGATAGAAGAGTGGTGTTGTCGCCTGTTCAAGCGGCTGTTTTTAAAGACGCTTTCGCGAAAGCGGAACTTGTAGCAGAGTCCTCTGCAATTAGAATATTCAACGATGCCGCCTACATGGCAAAAGGCATTGAAGTAGTTACCGATGTCACAGATGCAGACGTTCTGTTAGGCGTTAAAGAAGTGCCTATCGACGGGTTGATTGCTGGAAAGAAATACTTTTTTTTCTCTCATACCATAAAGAAGCAACCCTATAATAGAGACTTGTTGCGGGCAATTTTAGACAAGAAAATCGAGCTGTACGATCACGAGACTATTGTGGATGAGAACAACAATAGGCTGATAGGTTTTGGTAGATATGCTGGACTGGTAGGCGCTTACAATGCTTTTAGAGCATTGGGATTGCGAGATGGATTGTTTGAAATGCCCAAGGTGAATGACCTGGCAGATTTTGATGAGGTAAAGACAGAACTTAATAAAATCAAGAATCAGTTGCCGCCTATCAATATCGTAATCACGGGAAGCGGTAAGGTCGCTGGTGGTATTTTGGAAATACTGGAGATTCTTGAAATCAAACAATTGTTGCCCAAAGAATTTCTACAATTGGGACAGTTTCAAAACAATCAGATCGTTTTTACGCAGCTTGACGTAGAAGATTATTATACTAGAAAAGATGGCTTTAAACCTACAAAAACCGAATGCTACAATACTCCAGAATTACTGGAGTCTGATTTTATGAAGTTTGCAGCTGTAGGCGGCATGTTGATCACGGGTCATTTTTACGGTGACGGCGCACCCTATTTTTTCACGAGAGAAGACATGAAGTCTCCAGATTTCAATATCTCAATGGTGGCAGATGTAAGTTGCGATATTGATGGGCCTATTGCATGCACGCTGCGAGCATCTACGATTGAAGATCCCATCTATGGATATGATCCTGCTACAGAGACTGAAGTTCCTTTTAAAACAAAGAACTCCATAACGGTTATGGCTGTAGACAACTTGCCCTGTGAGTTGCCCAAGGATGCTAGCGAAGGTTTTGGTGACATGTTTATCGATCGAGTCTTACCAGCATTTTTCAATAACGACGCTGACGGTATCCTGGAACGCGCCAGAATGACAACCCATGATGGAAAATTGACTCATAGGTTTGAATATTTAGAAGATTACGTATACGAGCCGAAGACAAAGTTTTAG